A window of the Candidatus Amarolinea dominans genome harbors these coding sequences:
- a CDS encoding SDR family NAD(P)-dependent oxidoreductase → MRSLNGKTVLITGASSGIGAACAHAFAGLEARLLLAARRLDRLQKLAAAIYAQHGVEVHTIQLDVRDQPAVEAAIGGLPAAWAVVDILVNNAGLSRGLDKLHEGKLADWEEMIDTNIKGLLYVSRAVIPGMVARRSGHVINIGSIAGHQVYPSGNVYSATKHAVNALTQGMRIDLLGTGVRVSTVDPGMVETEFSQVRFHGDETRAAKVYQGLTPLTPDDVADAVVYCATRPDHVNINEIIIMPTAQATVTMVARVP, encoded by the coding sequence ATGCGTTCACTGAACGGCAAGACGGTTCTCATCACCGGCGCCAGCAGCGGCATTGGCGCGGCGTGCGCACACGCGTTCGCCGGCCTTGAGGCGCGGCTGCTGCTGGCTGCGCGGCGGCTCGACCGGCTGCAGAAGTTGGCCGCGGCCATCTACGCCCAGCATGGGGTCGAAGTGCATACGATCCAACTGGATGTGCGTGACCAGCCGGCTGTCGAGGCCGCCATCGGCGGTTTGCCCGCGGCCTGGGCCGTCGTGGACATCCTCGTCAACAACGCGGGCCTCAGCCGCGGGCTGGACAAGCTGCACGAAGGCAAGCTGGCCGATTGGGAAGAGATGATTGACACCAACATCAAGGGCCTGCTCTACGTCAGCCGGGCCGTCATTCCGGGCATGGTGGCGCGCCGCTCTGGACATGTCATCAACATCGGTTCCATCGCCGGGCACCAGGTTTATCCGAGCGGGAATGTCTACAGTGCGACCAAACACGCGGTGAACGCGCTGACGCAGGGCATGCGCATAGACCTGCTGGGCACGGGCGTGCGGGTAAGTACGGTGGACCCCGGCATGGTGGAGACAGAATTCAGCCAGGTGCGCTTCCACGGCGACGAGACTCGTGCGGCCAAAGTCTACCAGGGACTGACCCCCTTGACCCCGGACGATGTGGCGGACGCCGTCGTCTACTGCGCCACCCGCCCCGACCACGTCAATATCAACGAGATCATCATCATGCCGACGGCGCAGGCTACGGTGACCATGGTCGCACGCGTACCGTAA
- a CDS encoding UbiA family prenyltransferase has product MVSSFTRRATLAWRLTRVDEFLAFVLVTTFFGFNVAGAFQFSIPLVATLLGNLLAVAFAFMINDVEDADDDARDAKKVHRNPISAGHVAPRTAYIACFLVAMGSAAFYAVAGWRPFVLGVLCLLLGLLYSWRAVRLKAIPGADLASHVLLLAALQFLCAYFTFDVSGWRWLLPCGFVVAVSLYGQLFNQLRDLECDRQAGFVNTVGLAGERFAHILVYGMIVLALALLVACVALGIVPVRVMVVAFVLAPFVLIRQLRQSDSRRFQGDTTGPFQEPALIIGVVTLLAWWFGGMVGAPLM; this is encoded by the coding sequence ATGGTCTCTTCTTTTACCCGCCGGGCCACCCTGGCCTGGCGCCTGACGCGCGTCGATGAGTTTCTTGCCTTCGTTCTGGTGACGACTTTTTTTGGATTCAATGTCGCCGGCGCTTTTCAGTTCTCGATTCCTCTTGTAGCCACGCTGCTGGGTAACCTGTTGGCTGTGGCGTTTGCCTTCATGATCAACGATGTCGAAGATGCGGATGATGACGCACGCGACGCCAAGAAAGTACATCGTAACCCCATCTCGGCCGGTCATGTGGCGCCGCGGACCGCCTATATTGCCTGTTTTCTGGTGGCTATGGGGTCGGCGGCATTCTATGCCGTGGCCGGCTGGCGTCCTTTCGTGCTGGGCGTTCTGTGTCTCTTGCTCGGCCTGTTGTATTCCTGGCGCGCGGTGCGCCTGAAGGCCATTCCGGGCGCGGACCTGGCTTCGCACGTGCTTCTCCTGGCCGCGCTGCAATTCCTGTGCGCTTATTTCACCTTCGATGTGAGCGGCTGGCGCTGGCTGCTGCCGTGTGGGTTTGTCGTCGCCGTCTCGTTGTACGGCCAGCTTTTCAACCAACTGCGCGATCTCGAATGTGATCGCCAGGCGGGCTTTGTCAACACCGTGGGGCTGGCCGGCGAACGATTTGCCCATATTTTGGTCTACGGCATGATTGTGCTGGCCCTGGCCCTGCTGGTGGCCTGTGTGGCGTTGGGCATCGTGCCGGTGCGGGTGATGGTCGTGGCTTTTGTGCTGGCGCCCTTTGTCCTGATCCGCCAATTGCGCCAATCCGACTCGCGCCGATTTCAGGGCGATACCACCGGGCCTTTCCAGGAACCGGCCCTGATCATCGGTGTGGTCACGCTGCTGGCCTGGTGGTTCGGCGGCATGGTGGGCGCCCCTTTAATGTAG
- the dnaK gene encoding molecular chaperone DnaK has product MGKIVGIDLGTTNSCIAVVEGGDVTVIPNAEGGRTTPSVVAFTKTGERLVGQTAKRQAVVNPENTVFSIKRFMGRRVAETQSEQKMAPYPVIEGPAGDARVRLPINGKTHTPQEISAMILQKLKTDAETYLGEPVTEAVITVPAYFNDAQRQATKDAGKIAGLDVKRIINEPTAAALAYGLDKKTNETILVFDLGGGTFDVSVLEVGEGVIEVKSTNGDTHLGGDDWDQRIIAHVADEFRKENGIDLRQDRQALQRLKEASEKAKIELSSVMETDINLPFITADSAGPKHLQIRLTRARFEQLTADLVERCVKPFKQALEDARLQAQDLKEVVLVGGATRMPMIQDLVRRLTNGKEPHKGVNPDEVVAIGAALQGGVLGGAVKDVLLLDVTPLSLGVETLGSVMTPVIERNSTIPIKKSQVFSTAEDGQTAVTIHVLQGERPLASDNISLGMFNLEGLPPAPRGLPQVEVTFDIDANGILHVAAKDKATGSEQSIRITASTNLKKDDVERMVREAERNATTDKRRKELIEARNNADALIYTVEKALRDLGDKVPSADRRRIEEQVTALRKLKEGEDTAAIRQASEQLQQASYALSQQMYSQAGGGPTNGHGPTGADGYDQGDRRSDEDVVEGEFRPV; this is encoded by the coding sequence ATGGGAAAAATTGTAGGCATTGACCTGGGAACGACGAATTCTTGTATTGCCGTGGTAGAAGGCGGCGACGTGACGGTGATCCCGAACGCGGAGGGCGGCCGCACCACTCCGTCGGTGGTGGCGTTCACTAAGACCGGGGAGCGCCTGGTTGGGCAGACGGCCAAACGCCAGGCGGTGGTAAATCCGGAAAACACTGTTTTTTCGATCAAACGTTTTATGGGACGCCGCGTGGCGGAGACGCAGAGCGAGCAGAAAATGGCGCCCTATCCTGTCATCGAAGGCCCGGCGGGCGATGCGCGGGTGCGTCTGCCCATCAACGGCAAGACGCATACGCCGCAGGAAATCTCGGCCATGATTCTGCAGAAGCTCAAGACAGACGCGGAGACCTACCTGGGCGAGCCGGTGACCGAGGCGGTGATTACGGTGCCGGCCTATTTCAACGACGCACAGCGCCAGGCCACGAAGGACGCCGGCAAGATTGCCGGTCTCGATGTCAAGCGCATCATCAATGAACCGACGGCCGCGGCGCTGGCCTATGGCCTGGACAAGAAGACCAATGAGACGATCCTGGTCTTCGACCTGGGCGGCGGCACCTTCGATGTGTCGGTGCTGGAAGTGGGCGAAGGCGTGATCGAGGTCAAGTCCACCAATGGGGACACCCACTTGGGCGGCGATGATTGGGATCAGCGCATCATCGCTCATGTGGCCGATGAGTTTCGCAAGGAGAATGGGATTGACCTGCGCCAGGACCGCCAGGCGCTGCAACGTCTCAAGGAAGCGAGCGAGAAGGCCAAGATCGAACTGTCGAGCGTGATGGAGACGGACATCAATCTGCCGTTCATCACCGCAGACTCGGCCGGGCCAAAACATCTGCAGATTCGCCTGACGCGTGCCCGCTTCGAACAGTTGACGGCCGACCTGGTGGAGCGCTGCGTCAAGCCGTTCAAGCAGGCGCTGGAGGATGCACGCCTGCAAGCGCAGGACTTGAAGGAAGTGGTGCTGGTGGGCGGCGCGACGCGTATGCCGATGATCCAGGACCTGGTGCGCAGGTTGACGAATGGCAAGGAGCCGCACAAGGGGGTCAACCCGGACGAGGTGGTTGCCATCGGTGCGGCGTTGCAGGGCGGCGTTCTGGGCGGCGCGGTCAAGGATGTGCTGCTGCTCGACGTGACGCCGCTGAGCCTGGGCGTCGAGACACTGGGCAGCGTCATGACGCCGGTCATCGAGCGCAACTCGACGATTCCGATCAAGAAGAGTCAGGTTTTCAGCACGGCAGAGGATGGGCAAACGGCCGTGACGATTCACGTGCTGCAGGGCGAACGCCCCCTGGCAAGCGACAATATCAGCCTGGGGATGTTCAACCTGGAAGGGCTGCCGCCTGCGCCGCGTGGTCTGCCGCAGGTGGAGGTGACCTTCGACATTGATGCGAACGGCATCCTGCATGTGGCGGCTAAGGACAAAGCTACGGGCAGCGAGCAATCCATCCGCATCACGGCCTCTACAAATCTGAAGAAGGATGATGTGGAGCGCATGGTGCGTGAGGCGGAACGCAATGCAACCACCGACAAGCGACGCAAGGAACTGATCGAGGCGCGCAACAATGCCGATGCCCTGATCTACACGGTGGAAAAGGCGCTGCGCGATCTGGGCGACAAGGTGCCTTCTGCCGATCGGAGGCGCATCGAGGAGCAAGTGACCGCGCTGCGTAAGCTGAAGGAGGGCGAGGATACGGCCGCCATTCGCCAGGCCAGCGAGCAGCTACAGCAGGCCAGCTATGCGCTTTCACAGCAGATGTACAGCCAGGCTGGCGGCGGTCCCACGAACGGTCACGGCCCAACCGGCGCCGACGGCTATGACCAGGGCGACCGGCGCAGCGACGAAGATGTAGTCGAAGGCGAGTTCAGGCCGGTCTAA
- a CDS encoding YkgJ family cysteine cluster protein, which produces MDCRVGCGACCIALSISSPIPGMPSGKPAGVRCVQLTADNRCLLFGLPTRPLVCTRLRPMPEMCRDSADEALTWLTWLEQVTAPTDALTLFRLDGDPA; this is translated from the coding sequence ATGGATTGTCGCGTGGGTTGCGGGGCCTGTTGCATCGCCCTTTCGATTTCATCCCCGATTCCTGGTATGCCCAGCGGCAAGCCGGCCGGGGTGCGCTGTGTGCAGTTGACGGCCGATAACCGCTGCCTGTTGTTTGGCCTGCCCACGCGGCCATTGGTCTGCACACGGCTGCGCCCCATGCCAGAGATGTGCCGCGACTCTGCCGACGAGGCCCTGACCTGGTTGACCTGGCTGGAGCAGGTGACAGCACCGACCGACGCCCTGACCCTTTTCAGGCTTGACGGCGATCCGGCCTGA
- the lspA gene encoding signal peptidase II — MSKPNVRQLVMIILGVLPLLALDQFSKRLAITQLKGTPGVAFIPGYWDFQYVENRESAFNLTGWIPETIRTPLIVAVSLTTLAVIAWYVLAAPRRPLMLAAFTAIATGAVGNNLLDRLMYGFVVDFIHWHIGDTFDWPVFNVADSLVVVGVGLLLLDTWLTRDDVPAESSPVNQPQELGAP, encoded by the coding sequence GTGTCGAAACCAAATGTGCGTCAGTTAGTCATGATTATTCTCGGCGTATTGCCGCTGCTGGCCCTTGACCAGTTCAGCAAACGCCTGGCGATCACCCAACTAAAGGGAACGCCCGGCGTGGCCTTCATTCCGGGCTATTGGGATTTTCAGTACGTCGAAAACCGGGAATCGGCCTTCAATCTGACCGGCTGGATTCCGGAAACGATTCGCACGCCGCTCATCGTGGCTGTCAGCCTGACGACGCTGGCCGTCATCGCCTGGTATGTCCTGGCTGCGCCACGGCGACCGCTGATGCTGGCCGCGTTCACCGCCATTGCCACCGGCGCCGTGGGTAACAACCTGCTGGATCGGCTCATGTACGGCTTCGTGGTAGATTTCATTCACTGGCACATTGGCGACACGTTCGACTGGCCGGTCTTCAATGTGGCCGACAGCCTGGTGGTCGTGGGAGTTGGACTGCTGCTGCTCGACACCTGGCTGACACGCGACGATGTGCCGGCGGAGTCCAGCCCGGTGAATCAGCCCCAGGAGTTAGGGGCGCCATGA